From Streptosporangium album, the proteins below share one genomic window:
- a CDS encoding NAD(P)-dependent malic enzyme — MAVTPSSVSPDTPDVLDLDPAFALHRGGKLEVRSTVPVRDAADLALAYTPGVARVCTAIAERPELVNDYTWVPNVVAVVSDGTAVLGLGDIGPAAAMPVMEGKALLFKEFAGVDAVPICLDCTDVDALVETVVRLAPSFGGINLEDISAPRCFEVEERLRELLDIPVFHDDQHGTAIVVLAALRNAARLTGRTLGDLRAVVAGAGASGVAVSRILLNAGIGDIAVSDSKGLIYRGRDGLNPVKEALARDTNRAGLRGSTEEALAGADVFVGLSGSTVSERAIASMAPGSIVFALSNPDPEVHPEIARRHARVVATGRSDFPNQINNVLAFPGVFRGALDVRATTITENMKVAAADALAAVVGDDDLSADYVIPSPFDERVAPAVVAAVAAQARADGVARL; from the coding sequence GTGGCCGTCACGCCATCGTCCGTTTCTCCCGACACTCCCGACGTCCTCGATCTGGATCCGGCCTTCGCCCTGCACCGCGGCGGCAAGCTGGAGGTCCGCTCCACCGTCCCGGTCCGCGACGCCGCCGACCTGGCGCTCGCCTACACCCCGGGGGTGGCCCGGGTCTGCACCGCGATCGCCGAGCGGCCCGAGCTCGTCAACGACTACACCTGGGTGCCCAACGTGGTCGCCGTCGTCTCCGACGGCACCGCCGTGCTCGGGCTCGGCGACATCGGGCCCGCCGCCGCCATGCCGGTCATGGAGGGCAAGGCGCTGCTGTTCAAGGAGTTCGCCGGGGTCGACGCGGTGCCGATCTGCCTCGACTGCACCGACGTGGACGCGCTGGTCGAGACGGTGGTACGGCTCGCGCCCTCCTTCGGCGGCATCAATCTGGAGGACATCAGCGCGCCCCGCTGCTTCGAGGTCGAGGAACGGCTTCGCGAGCTCCTGGACATCCCCGTCTTCCACGACGACCAGCACGGCACCGCGATCGTCGTGCTGGCGGCGCTCAGGAACGCGGCCCGGCTGACCGGCCGCACGCTGGGCGATCTGCGGGCCGTGGTGGCGGGCGCGGGCGCGTCCGGCGTCGCGGTCAGCCGCATCCTGCTCAACGCCGGCATCGGCGACATCGCGGTCTCCGACTCCAAGGGCCTGATCTACCGGGGCCGCGACGGGCTCAACCCGGTGAAGGAGGCCCTGGCGCGCGACACCAACCGGGCCGGCCTGCGGGGGTCCACGGAGGAGGCGCTGGCCGGGGCCGACGTGTTCGTCGGCCTGTCGGGCTCCACGGTCTCGGAGCGGGCCATCGCCTCGATGGCACCCGGCTCCATCGTCTTCGCGCTGTCCAACCCGGACCCCGAGGTGCACCCGGAGATCGCCAGGAGGCACGCCCGGGTGGTGGCGACCGGTCGCTCCGACTTCCCCAACCAGATCAACAACGTGCTGGCCTTCCCCGGCGTCTTCCGGGGGGCGCTCGACGTCCGCGCCACCACCATCACCGAGAACATGAAGGTGGCCGCGGCAGATGCGCTGGCCGCCGTGGTCGGCGACGACGACCTGTCGGCCGACTACGTGATCCCCAGCCCGTTCGACGAGCGCGTCGCCCCGGCGGTCGTCGCCGCGGTAGCCGCGCAGGCCCGCGCCGACGGAGTCGCCCGGCTCTAG
- a CDS encoding CGNR zinc finger domain-containing protein encodes MDLTSYAELAVLLINSPDRLTGLDGLRSLLEEGRRYRPGCRITRGDLDALRDLREELVTVFAAAAGGDEQDVVDRLNSLLIQHPVQPQISGHDGERWHLHLTEGGRMADQYAVGAVMGLATIVTDLGVDRLGLCQAPPCRRAYLDTSSNRSRRYCSERCASRANVAAYRARKKVNGQ; translated from the coding sequence GTGGATCTGACCTCCTATGCCGAGCTGGCTGTGCTGCTCATCAACAGCCCCGACCGACTGACCGGCCTGGACGGGCTGCGCTCCCTCCTCGAGGAGGGTCGCCGCTACCGTCCCGGCTGCCGCATCACCCGGGGTGACCTCGACGCCCTGCGCGATCTGCGCGAGGAGCTCGTGACGGTGTTCGCGGCCGCGGCCGGCGGCGACGAGCAGGACGTGGTCGACCGGCTCAACTCGCTGCTGATCCAGCATCCGGTCCAGCCGCAGATCTCCGGTCACGACGGCGAGCGCTGGCACCTGCACCTCACCGAGGGCGGCCGGATGGCCGACCAGTACGCCGTGGGCGCGGTGATGGGCCTGGCCACGATCGTCACCGACCTCGGCGTGGACCGGCTCGGCCTCTGCCAGGCTCCGCCCTGCCGCCGGGCCTATCTCGACACCTCCTCCAACCGGTCCCGGCGCTACTGCTCGGAGCGGTGCGCCAGCCGTGCGAACGTGGCCGCCTACCGCGCCCGCAAGAAGGTCAACGGCCAGTAG
- a CDS encoding S24 family peptidase gives MRVRVEGNSMLPALRSGDWLWVRRGAPIRAGDLVVARLPSDPSRLIVKRAVWEADGEWWLESDNQRAPGRRDSWDFGALPPSALVGRVVLRYWPLTFLRAR, from the coding sequence GTGAGAGTCCGTGTCGAGGGGAACTCGATGCTGCCCGCGCTGCGCTCCGGGGACTGGCTCTGGGTACGGCGCGGCGCACCGATCCGAGCAGGGGATCTGGTCGTCGCCCGGCTCCCGTCCGACCCGTCGCGGCTGATCGTCAAACGGGCCGTATGGGAGGCGGACGGCGAGTGGTGGCTGGAGAGCGACAACCAGCGGGCCCCCGGCCGCCGCGACAGCTGGGACTTCGGCGCTCTGCCGCCGTCGGCCCTGGTCGGCCGGGTGGTGCTGCGCTACTGGCCGTTGACCTTCTTGCGGGCGCGGTAG